Sequence from the Verrucomicrobiota bacterium genome:
GCCATCAACCAGCATCTTTGTAGTGTAATCAAGTCTTCTTTTTAGGACGCTAATTCAGAAACAAAGGGACTTTAAAGAGTCTCATAGTCATAAAAGGATTAGGTAGCTGCTTAAAAGTTGGATTGATTAGAGCAGTATTTGGGTAGCTGGAGGGATACTTAAAGGGGTTTATCTGTATCCTGCAATCATCAACCTTCGATTTTTTCACTATTAGGGCTCGCAGGTCGTCCCAGCTATAGTTTCGATGATTCACTTAATCATGCTAAACTTTTGGATAATCAATACACTCAAATCGCGAATCCTCATTTTCAGCTTCCTGGCATTCCTTCTGAGCGATAATATCATGGCCGCTGATTGGGCTAAATTGGAGAACTGTCGTTTCATTTCAAACCGTATCAACGACGGAGACAGTTTCATGGTTAAGCACAAGTCGACCACTTATGTACTGCGTTCGTACTGGATCGATACGCCTGAGAAAATAAATGATTATCCTGAACGATTAGCAGAACAGGCAGCATACTTCGGCATTCATCAAGACGAGGTAGTCCAGATTGGTCGTGAAGCAAAACTCTTTACCCAAGAATTTCTTAGAGGAGATCTTACCGTATTCACTCAATGGGAAAATGGACAGGGAATTGGTCAGAGATTCTACGGAATTATTAGCTCTGAAAAAGGAAACTTGATTGAGACCCTTGTAGCAAACGGATTAGCAAGTATCTCAGGATACAGCAAAGCTTGGCCTGAGGAACCATCAATAAGCACATTCCGCCAACGCTTGTTGAAGCTTGAAAGCCAAGCCAAGGAAAAAAGGCTGGGTGCCTGGCGTGAGTCCATTAAGGTTTGGGATCCACTCGAATACAAAAAGCAGTTGGCCGCTGTACCGGACCTGGACGGCAAGCTGAATATTAACAATGCTACCAAAGAAGAACTGGTTCTGTTGCCTGGAATCGGGTCCGTCTACTCGCAACGTATAATTGAAGCCAGACCCTTCAACTCCGTGGAGGACCTGATTAAAATAAAAGGGATTGGTCCGAAAACTCTGGAACGAATCAAAAACCGGGTCACGGTAATCGATGAACTCTAAGGTTAATTGGAGTCAGGGCCATATTTTTCAGAAATGAAACTCGCCGACGCAAGCATCGTGGTATCTGAAATAGAAGAACAAGCTCTTTTCTCTTATGCTCGCAAGAATCCAGCAGACATCCTTGGTATTCGATTCGCGACCAAGGTCACTCCTACAGCTACTTTCGCATGTCAAAATGTAGGAGCCAGCTTGCTGGCGATCTCCGCGATTTCAACCTTTCCCTTCAGTCACCGACCCCGACGCAAGCATCGGGGAATAACAAGTTCAAGTAACCAATTGAACTGCAATCATTCACCCGTACCAAATGTTCGCTGATTTTCGATGACCACAGAGGAAGTAGACCCCATTATTCTATTAATTGCCGCGCTTGTTTTTGTGACTGGAACCTTGTGCCTTATCCACCACCTTTTCCTTAAGAAAAAAGACTATTCCCAAAGCGAAGTAATTAAACTGAAACCCTGGAAGCTCAAGTTGCTCGACCAGGGAATTGTTCTAACCTTCGTTTACCTGTTTTCTTTCCTGGCCATTTCACTCGGTATCGAGAGCTACAAGTTATTTAAAAAAGTCGAGGAATTCCCAAAAGAAAACGAATTTCTTTTGGCCTTTCCTATGAGCATTGCAATGCTGCTTGGACTGTATGGATTTTATCGGTACTATAACATCAAGGACGACGTTCCCGTAAATCCTGAAAAACATGGAGTGCTAACCTTGTTCGGGAAGGCATTCTATTTCCTTCTGGCAGTGGTCCCACTCATGGTTGTCGGTTCTCATACATGGACCTTCATATTAAATCATTTCAACATACCTCTGGACCCACAGGACCTCGTGACACAAGTCCAGTCTATGTCCTTTTCTTCGACTTTCGTCTTACTTTTCCTACTCGCGGTTGTAGTAGCACCGATAACCGAAGAGTTGTTTTTCAGAGCTTTTGTTTACCGCAGCCTGAAATCTTATTTTCCAACAACAGGAGCAGCAGTAGTATCCAGTTTGATCTTTGCCCTCATGCACTTTAACATACTTAGCTTCGTCCCCCTTTTCATCCTCGGCTTCTGGTTATGCCGCAGTTACGAGGATTCAGGAAACATTTGGGTCCCAATCATAGTACATGGACTTTTTAATGGAAACACGATTCTGGTTCTTACTTTAAATGGGTAACAAAGATGAAACCGTTTGCTGAGAATAAGGACGATCAAATACGCGATTTGGGTGAGCGTGAACTCATTGAAAAAATATCAGAATGGCTTGGATCTTCAACCCCTCCATCGCCTTTCGGTATCGGTGATGATGCGGCCGTTATCAAGGCACATCCAGGGGATCTCGTGATCGCAATTGATTCACTTGTTCTCAACAAGCATTTCGACGAATTCACCCCACCCCATTTAGCCGGAGCAAAACTTCTAAAACGAAACATAAGCGATCTAGCCGCCATGGGAGCCATTCCCACTGAGGCTGTAATTGCATGCCTCCTTCCTGAATCCACCTCTATCGATTGGTTGAAGGGATTTTACGAAGGTCTAAGGAAAACAGCGGAAGACTTCTCCATTTCAATCATAGGGGGAGACATCTCATCAACCTTCACAGAACTGGCATTTACATTAACCTTAATAGGACAATCAGGAGACCGAGCACTTACACGAAAATCCGGTCGTTCGGGCGATACCATCTGGGTCACTGGAAGTCTGGGCGGGAGCATAAAAGGAAAACATTTAGATTTCGAACCGCGCTTAGCGGAAGGTAGTTGGTTATCCAGTCACCCCAAAGTCACATCCGGAATGGATATTTCAGATGGCCTGGCCACCGATTTATTAAATTTATGCCCCATAGATTGTAAGGTTGAATTAGAAACTGACAAAATTCCGATTAGTGATGCAGCCAAAGCTCTCGCCGAGGAATCCGGGGGAAATGCGATCGAACACGCTCTAACCGATGGGGAGGACTATGAGTTAGTTTTTACCTTGGACCCATCCTGTATTTCCAGCGATTTCCTCCACGAATGGAATGCCGAGTTCGATATACCTATTACAAGAATAGGAGTACTATTTGCCAAAACAGATACAACCCAAGAGCAGATTGGTTACATAGGAGATTTAACAGAATTGAAATCCAAGGGGTATGAACATTTTTGATAAACTTCAAAAAGGAATAATCTCAAAGTCTGCAGAAGAAACACAATCGATCGCTGCATCCTTGGCAACTGCGCTTCCGTTTAACCAGATCCTAAAACTTTCGGGTACCCTCGGAACCGGTAAAACAACTTTTGTTCAGGGCTTGGCGAAAGCTTGGCAGATTTCTGAAACGGTAAAGTCTCCTACTTTTAATCTGTATTCAATTTATAAGGGCAGCAGGCAATTAGTCCATCTTGATGCCTACCGCTTGAATAGTCCTTCTGAAGCTGAAAGCTTACTGATTGAAGAATTCTTAGCCCCCCCTTTTTGTCTGGCAATCGAATGGCCGGAAAATGTATTGGGCTGGCTGGAAGACGAGTGCTGGCTTCTTCAATTTTCAATTAAAAGAGAAAACGAGCATCACATCAAATTGGAAGCGTGGCCGAAAACAGGAATTCCTAAGATTTAGCAGGATCTTTTTCCTCAGCCTTACCCTCGATTTCACCATCGGATGGAACCTGATCTTCGGCACTTGAATCTTCTACATCCTGCTTCGTTTCGGCAACTTCCTCGGTAGAATCTTTAAGCTCCTCTATTTTAGCGTCCTCTTCGGGCGATTCAACAACGACCTCTTCATCTGTAGCGACTGATTCTTCAGACACTTGCTGCACGGGTTCTTCAATCGCAGTATCCGAAGCTTCAATTTCAACTTCAGGTATATCCGTTGGTTTCGTATCTACGGCAGAAGAATCCTCGTTAATCGTTTCCTGAACATCTGTTGCCTTTGATATTTCATCGGCTTGTTCATCTGTGGATGCAACTTCTGAATTTTCCTCAGAATCCGCAACATCCGCTGATTTCTCAGTCCTTTGTTTAGCTGAAACTTTTTGTGATTTGGAGCCTTTGTTTTTCAGAGTATTGGCTGGCGGCTCCACAGCCGGATGGGCGTATACTTTACCATCAGAATACTCGGCGATGTAGCCCTCTTTTAACAGCCAATGAAAATCGAGACTGTATGCCTTGAGCTTTAATTTTTGATCATCTGTTAATGCAGGTGGCACCTCACCTTCAGCGGCAGACAAAGGGAATCCTAAAAATTTAACAGCCAATTCCTTGGCGGAAATTTTCGGATTTTCTTCGATGAATACGATAAGCTTCTGAACGGGAATTGATAAGTCTTCGGCAGGCTCACGAAACCTTCTTTTTACCGCACAAACAAAAGAAACTCCCTTGGTGCCTTTCTTATAAATAGCAAACTTCTGTCGACGAAGTCTACCGCGTAGAAGGTTGGCTGTTTCCAAAGGAAACCGCTTTTGGCGTTCCCAAACATATTCAATGTTCGCTTTGATCAAAGGATCTTTAATCCTGGATAACAGTGAACCGTCGATGTGGGCACTTTTAACTTCATTAACCTGCTTTGAAGCCAGGTTGGCTTTTGCAAATGAGCGGGCTGTTTCGGCATCCTCGAATTGCCTAGCCTCTCCAAATTCTGGTTTCAATGCATAGGTGGTTTGAATCTTCATCTTCTCCAACCACTCTACGATGACTTCCTCATCTTTAATAGTTTCAATACGAGACTCAAACTTTTCAAACGGCATATTTGAAACGCGCGACGCATGGTGGCCCATCATGATTTTCTTATAGCGATGATAATTCGGCGGAGCTAAAAGTTCACCGGTAATCCCGCATTTCTGGATCGAGCTGAAGGAACCCGTTGGAGCCTCAACTTCCTGGGTCTCTTTCGTAAAAAAATAATCCAGACAGTTTTCCAGGGCATGGTCTCGCGCGGCCGATTCATTCAAAAACGGCAAGCCATCTGCCTCTACAATAAATAATGAAGATTCGGGTTGATCACCTCCTGTAGGCTTTGCATCAACCGGACGAAGAACCATGTAGAATCGTTCCTCTTTCTCCAATATAGTACGAGCGATATCGAAAAGTTCGTAAGTAATAGTTGAAACCCGCAATGCCTTACAAATAGCATTAAATCCATTGTCTTCAGGGAAAAACGATACTTCGACGACGGTCTTTGGAATTTCGGGACGACTAAATTGCCTTCTGCGATCCGATGGAGAACCAGGTGCTTCTCTCCTCTTTTCATCCGGAGCTGACCCGGTAGACTTACGAAAGCTACCTGGCTTAAACGGCCGCCGATCTTTTCGATCCGCTTGATTCCCCCGAGGTTTACGGTCGCTTGTCCCGAAATCGCGAACGTTTGAACGTCCAGATTTTGATTCACTCCAATTAGTAGCGAAATTGAATCCTTCGAGTGCACTCAAATCCACCAATTTATCATCCGGTGATTTAGAAGTGTTAGAGTCTTTGTTTGTGTCCTTATCCATTAAGAGGAGGAGATTGTTGCGAATGCAGAATCATAATCCACATTTTCGAACAACGCATAATATTGGCTAGTAGTTGTAGCTTGTTTGAACGCTTTAAATAAAAGGACCTATGAAAACCTTCCGCTTAAATTGATTCGAGATTAAAAAGAAAAAACTTTTCTTACAATTTGGTTGCATGCCCCAAATGAATATTCCTTATTTCCCGTTCCTTTTTATTGGCTCAGGTGGTGAAATTGGTAGACACGCACGCTTGAGGGGCGTGTGCTTTACGGCATGCGGGTTCAAGTCCCGCTCTGAGCACCATTATCTATCGACATTCGCGCAAGATTTGCCAAAATGAATTGGCAAATTTCAATTTAAAATGGCGAAGTCGAAATTC
This genomic interval carries:
- a CDS encoding type II CAAX endopeptidase family protein, encoding MTTEEVDPIILLIAALVFVTGTLCLIHHLFLKKKDYSQSEVIKLKPWKLKLLDQGIVLTFVYLFSFLAISLGIESYKLFKKVEEFPKENEFLLAFPMSIAMLLGLYGFYRYYNIKDDVPVNPEKHGVLTLFGKAFYFLLAVVPLMVVGSHTWTFILNHFNIPLDPQDLVTQVQSMSFSSTFVLLFLLAVVVAPITEELFFRAFVYRSLKSYFPTTGAAVVSSLIFALMHFNILSFVPLFILGFWLCRSYEDSGNIWVPIIVHGLFNGNTILVLTLNG
- a CDS encoding thiamine-phosphate kinase, producing the protein MKPFAENKDDQIRDLGERELIEKISEWLGSSTPPSPFGIGDDAAVIKAHPGDLVIAIDSLVLNKHFDEFTPPHLAGAKLLKRNISDLAAMGAIPTEAVIACLLPESTSIDWLKGFYEGLRKTAEDFSISIIGGDISSTFTELAFTLTLIGQSGDRALTRKSGRSGDTIWVTGSLGGSIKGKHLDFEPRLAEGSWLSSHPKVTSGMDISDGLATDLLNLCPIDCKVELETDKIPISDAAKALAEESGGNAIEHALTDGEDYELVFTLDPSCISSDFLHEWNAEFDIPITRIGVLFAKTDTTQEQIGYIGDLTELKSKGYEHF
- a CDS encoding helix-hairpin-helix domain-containing protein; the protein is MIHLIMLNFWIINTLKSRILIFSFLAFLLSDNIMAADWAKLENCRFISNRINDGDSFMVKHKSTTYVLRSYWIDTPEKINDYPERLAEQAAYFGIHQDEVVQIGREAKLFTQEFLRGDLTVFTQWENGQGIGQRFYGIISSEKGNLIETLVANGLASISGYSKAWPEEPSISTFRQRLLKLESQAKEKRLGAWRESIKVWDPLEYKKQLAAVPDLDGKLNINNATKEELVLLPGIGSVYSQRIIEARPFNSVEDLIKIKGIGPKTLERIKNRVTVIDEL
- the tsaE gene encoding tRNA (adenosine(37)-N6)-threonylcarbamoyltransferase complex ATPase subunit type 1 TsaE — encoded protein: MNIFDKLQKGIISKSAEETQSIAASLATALPFNQILKLSGTLGTGKTTFVQGLAKAWQISETVKSPTFNLYSIYKGSRQLVHLDAYRLNSPSEAESLLIEEFLAPPFCLAIEWPENVLGWLEDECWLLQFSIKRENEHHIKLEAWPKTGIPKI